The sequence GAGCACTGGCTGACCGGGCTCGATCTCACGCTCGACGACGATGCGCGATTCGTGCGCGAGCTCGTTACACGTGCCGAGGAGGACCGCACGATCGTGCGCGTCCAGCAGCTCGCCTCGCTCGCGGGCGTGGGCGTACGGCAGCTCGAGCGCATCGTGCGCGAACAGCTGGGTCTGACACCGAAGTGGCTGATCCGCCGGTATCGGTTGCAGGAGGCCGCCGAGCGACTCGCGGCATCCGACCGCCCATCGCTCGCCGGGCTCGCGACCGAACTCGGCTACGCCGACCAGGCGCATTTCACGCGTGAGTTCGCCGCCGTCATCGGCGTGCCGCCCGGGCGCTACGTGCGCGAGGCCGGCGCGCGGACCGCGGCGATGGGCTCTGGCCCAGCGGATGCCTCGGGCGCACCGGATGCCGCGGGCGCACCGGATGCCGCGTCGGGAGGCCACTCGTGAGCGATCTCGGTCCCGTCTCCCCCGGCCATGCCGCCGACGCGGCGTGGCTCAGGCGGTGGCGGCTGCGCCCCGACGGTGACCTCACGACCACGGCATCGAGCATCCTCATGCCCGTGCTGACCCGCGGCGGCGCGCCCGCGATGCTGAAGATCGCGCACAGCGAAGAGGAGGAACGCGGCGTCGGCCTGCTCACCGCGCTCGACGGGCACGGCGCCGCACGCGTGCTGCGGCACGACCGCGATGCGGTGCTGCTCGAGCGTGCGACGGGCGACCGCGACCTGGTCGACATGGTCCGCGACGGCGACGACGACGGTGCGACGCGCATCATCTGCGAGACGGCCGCGCAGATCCACGCCGCCTCACCCGAGGTGTTCGCCGCGGCACCTCCACTCATCGACCTGCGCACCTGGTTCCGGCTGCTGTTCGAGCAGGCCGACGACCACGGCACGCTGCACCGCCGCGGCGCCGACATCGCGGGCGAGCTGCTCGACGACGCGCGCGAGCCCGTCGCGCTGCACGGCGACCTGCACCACGGCAACGTGCTCGACTTCGGCGATCGCGGCTGGCTCGCCATCGACCCCAAGGGGCTCGTCGGCGAAGCCGGCTTCGACTTCGCCAACCTGCTGTGCAACCCGTCGCACGAACGTGCGCTCATGCCGGGGCGGCTCGAGCGTCAGTTCGGCGTCGTGGTCGAGGCATCCGGCCTGGAACGCGCGCGCCTCGCGCGCTGGCTCGTCGCCTGGTGCGCCCTCTCGTCGATCTGGTTCGCGATCGACGACGACCCGGCACACGCGGAGTCCGCCGCCGCGATCGGCGAGCGAGCGCTCGGACTCGCCTGACGCTGCCGCACCCGCGCACCGGCACCCGCGCACCGGCACCCGCCCAACCGCACCCGCGCACCGGCGCGCCGCGTTCGTCCGGCCCGGCGCCGGCGTGGCGCGAACTCGTGCCGCCGACCAGCGACGGGCCGGGGAAGACGGGCCGGGGAAGAACGGCTAGCGCGGCCGCGCCGGCGGCGTGATGTGCGCCTGGGCGCGCGCGGCGTTGAGCTTCGAGATCCGTGCCGTCCAGGCGAGCCGTTCACGCTCGAGCGGGCCCGCGAACAGGGCCCAGACGAGCAGCGCGACGCCCGCACCGATGAGGAGCCCGCCGACGGTGTCGGTGAACCAGTGCGCCCCGAGATACGTGCGGCTGATCGCCATCAGGATCGTGTACGCGGCGCCCGCGATCCACACCCCGACGCGCGGCACGATCACGCCGAGGGCGACCGCGATCGTCGCGGCGTTCGCGACATGCCCCGACGGGAACGAGCCGAAGTCCGAGACGACCATGATGTCCTCGGGGCGGGCCCGGCCGAACAGGTGCTTCAGCAGCTGGACGACGCCCGCGCTCGCGGCCGACGCGACGATGAAGTACAGCGCGCCCCACGGCCGCCGGCAGACGAGCAGCACGATCGCGATGCCGATCGGTACGAGGAACACCCCCATCACGCCCCCGCCGAGCGCATTCATGCCGTACGCGAACAGGTCGCCCACCGGGCCGCGCAGGGACAGGACCTCCTCGGCCCACTCCTCGTCCATCTCGAGCAGCTCGCCGATGCGCAGCACGATGACGAGCCCGAGCAGCGCCGCGATGACGAGTGATGAGAGGCCGACGATGAGCGGGACGCGACGGCGCATCGTGTGCACCCGGCGCTCGACCTGTGCGTGCGGCGGGGTCACGTCGACGCGCGGCGCCTCGACGTCGTCGTGCTCGCCCGACGTGCCCTCGGCGGTCGCGTCGGGCGCGGCGGGCGCGTCGGGCGAGAGCTGAGCGGATGCCTCGGTCGAGGCATCCGTCCCGTCCGAGGCATCCGTCCCGTCCGAGGCATCCGTCCCGTCCGAGGCATCCGTCCCGTCCGAGGCATCCGTCTCGCGCGAGGCGTCCGTCGTCTGGTCGTCGTCGTGAACCGGCGTCATCCGCCCACCGTAGCGACCGGCCGCCGGCCGTCGCGGCCGCTTGACACTGCGATCGGCGCCGATGTCAACTCCCAGCTCCTCAACATGCTGGACCCGTAGACTGGGCTCATCTTCAGCGGGCGGTCGCCCGTGTGACACCGGCTGGGAAGTCGTCAACAGGCCGGATCTCATCATCCCCTTCTCCGTCGCCGGAGCCGCCGGCACCTCGAGTCCCACTGTCCCTTCCGACCGGGCGGTCCTTCCGGAACGGCTCGGCGCCGTCCGGGCGACCCGACCGAAGTCCGACGGGCCGAACCCGACGCAGAGCTACACCGCGCTGTCGCGCGTCGTGCGCGAATCGGGCCTCCTGCGCCGCGAGCGCGGGTTCTACATCGCCCTCTTCTCAGGGCTCGTGCTGGCGCTGGCGGGCACGATCGCCGGCATGATCCTGCTCGGCGACAGCTGGTTCCAGCTGCTCATGGCCGCGGCGCTCGGCATCATCTTCACGCAGTTCGCGTTCCTCGCGCACGAGGCGTCGCACCGCGCGGTCTTCGCGTCGGGGCCGGCCAACGACAAGGCCGGTCGCCTGCTCGCGACCTCCATCGGCATGAGCTACGCGTGGTGGATGAACAAGCACACGCGGCACCACGCGAACCCGAACCGCGTCGGCAAAGACCCCGACATCGAGTTCGACACGATCTCGTTCACCGAGGAGTCGGCGGCCGAGCAGCGCGGCGTCATCGCGTGGATCACGCGACGCCAGGGCTACCTGTTCTTCCCGCTGCTGATGTTCGAGGGCGTGAACCTGCACTACATCAGCATCCGCACGCTGTTCGCGAAGCGCCGCATCGAAGGCCGGGCGCTCGAGCTCTCGGTGATCGCGGCCCGCTTCGCGGTGTACCTCGGGCTGGTGTTCTGGATCATGCCGTTCGGCATGGCCTGCGCATTCCTGGGCGTGCAGCTCGCCGTGTTCGGCGTCTACATGGGCGCGTCGTTCGCACCGAACCACAAGGGCATGCCGATCGTGCCGGCCGACGCGAAGCTCGACTTCTTCAGCAAGCAGGTGCTCACCTCGCGGAACATCTCGGGCGGGATCTGGGCGAACGCGCTCATGGGCGGGCTGAACTACCAGATCGAGCACCACCTGTTCCCGAGCATGGCGCGCCCCCACCTCGCGAAGGCCCGCCAGATCGTACGCGAACACTGCCGCACCACCGGGACCCCGTACACGGAGACGACGCTCGTGCGGTCGTACGGCATCGTCATCCGGTATCTCAACCGGGTCGGCCTCGCCGCGCGCGACCCGTTCGACTGCCCCATGGTCCAACGCTTCCGCCGGGTATGACCGACCCCACATGCGTCTCTCCGGCGGCTCCCGCCGGAGAGCGGCACGCGCACCAGCGCGTGAACGGCCCCGCACCTTGCGGGGTCGAAGAACACGAAGGAAACACCACATGACTACCGGAACCGTCAAATGGTTCAACGCCGACAAGGGCTTCGGCTTCATCGCCCCCGACGACGGCACTGCCGACGTCTTCGCGCACTTCAGCGCGATCACCACGGGCGGCTACCGCAGCCTCGAAGAGAACCAGCGCGTCGAGTTCGACACCGAGCAGGGCCAGAAGGGCCTGCAGGCGGCGAACATCCGACTCGTCTGATCTGCTGACTCCCGCGGGCGGCTCCCACCGGAGCGGTCCGCGCAGCACGAAGGCCGGCCCATCGGGCCGGCCTTCGTCGCGTCCGCCGCCCACTCCGTCCCTCGCCCCGCACGTTCCCGCCCCCATTCGCTTGCTCAGGAATCCCGAGGCCCGGGTCGGCGTGTCGGTACCCGACACGCCGACCGCCCGCCCACTCTTCCTGAGCAAGGAGCGATGCGACTTTGAGCGAGAGACTGCCGACGCTGAGCGGATGCCTCGCGGCCGGTGCGTCGCCCGGCCTCGGTTCGGGCGGTCGGATCACGCGTCCCGCGCATACCCGCCACGCCGGCCGATTCCCTTGCTCAGGAATTCCGGCGCCACGCTCGGCGCGTCAGCGCCCGACACGCCGACGCAGGCGATGGCATTCCTGAGCACGGCGGCCAGGGGTCAGCCGCGCGCCCCCTCCACACCCCGAAACGGATGCCTCGGAGTGCACAGATTCGCGAAAGCCCGCCGCGTCTCCGCGCCGCGACGAGAGGCTCGACGGGTGAGCGACGACCTGCGATTCGTGATGAGCCTCGTCGGTGAGGTGGCCCACATCGACACCTTGCGGCGCTTCGGCTTGCCGGACGCGGTGTGGCGCAGTGCCGTGCGGGATGGCCGGATCCGCCGACTCCGACGCGGTTGGTACGCGTCGCCCGCCGCGGATCGCGACCAGTGCCACGCCGTGCGTGTGCATGCCCGCATCGGCTGCGTCTCGGCATTGGCGAGGTTCGGTGTCTGGTCCGGCGAGACGTCCGCGCTCCACCTGCAGGTCGCTCGACACGCCGCGCGTCTGCGCCCGGAGGCACCCCCGGAGCGAAACGAGGCGAGCCAGGTCTGGCACCCCAAGGTCCCCGACCGGCTCCGCCGAGAGCTCCGCGTGTCGACGCGTTCGTCGCCGGTGGTGCACTGGCGTAACGACGCCGACCCCGTCAACGCTCTGGACTGGCTGGTCTCTGCACGCTCAGCGCTCACGGAGGCAATCCGCTGTCTCGACGCCGAGCATGCCCAAGCGGCCGTCGATTCGATGATCGCCGAACGGGTGCTCAGCCGGCGCGAGGTCGACCGCATCGTCGCGGCCGCCCCGAGCCGTGCCGGCGTTCGGGTCGACGAGTTCTGCAGCCTCCTCGAATCGGGCGCGGAATCGCTGTTCGTCCGACGACTCCTGCGGGCCGGCTATGTCGTGCGACCGCAGTTCGAGCTCGCGGGGCACGGCCGCTTCGACGGAATGATCGAGGGCTGCGTGCTCTATGAGGTCGACGGGTGGGCGCATCATCGCTCCCACGAACGGTTCTACGGGGACCGCGACCGCACGCTGGTCGCGCAGTCGTTCGGCGTGCCCGTGATTCGGGTGTCTGCGCAGCACGTCCTCCGTGATTGGCCGACGGTGGCGGCCGCCGTCGCGCGTACCGTCGCCGACGCCCGCGCCGTGCGCGCCACCCGTTCACGCTGACACGGCCCGGCCCCTCCCTCGCGACACGCCTCGTCGTGCCCGCGATTGCATCGTGTCGCTCTCGAATGCGTCGTGTTCCTTGCTCAGGAATCGCGGGGGCATCGGCGGCGTGTCGGCGGACGACACGCCGCACGCACGCCGGATCTTCCTGAGCAACGAATCAGGGCGCGGGCGAGGCGCAGCCGGCACGGCCTTCGGCACGGAACCAACTGCGCGCTTCCTTGCTCAGGAAACGCGGGGGCATCGGCGGCGTGTCGGCGGACGACACGCCGCACGCGCGCCGGATCTTCCTGAGCACGAGACTCGGGCGAGCGCGCGGCGGCTGAGCGGCGAGTGGCAGTCACGGCGAGCGGATGCCTCGTGGCCCGCGCAGCACGAAGGCCGGCCCCGTCGGGGGCCGGCCTTCGTCGGGTCCGCCGGGCGTCTCGCGGTACTCAGTCGGTGAGCGGCGGCACCGAGCGCGGACGCACGAGCGCCCACAGGGCGGTGATCGCGACGATCGACGCGAGCACCTGGACGAACGCCATGGGCACGGCGCTGCCGACGCCGAGCATGCCGATGAGCGGCGAGATCACGCCGGCCAGGCCGAAGTTCATCGCACCGAGCAGCGACGCGGCGGTGCCGGCCTCGGCGCCGTGGTGCGCGAGCGCGAGCACCTGCACAGCCGGGAACGAGAACCCGCACGCGAGGATGTAGAACCACAGCGGGATCGCGGTGCCCCAGAACCCGGCGCCCGACGAGTCGAGCAGCATGATGGTCACGGCCATGGCCAGGTGCACGAGCGTGGTCGCCGCGAGGATCCACTGCGGCGGCACCGGGCCGCGCATGAGCCGCGAACTGGTCTGCACGCCGATGATGACGCCGACCGAGTTCACCGCGAACAGGATGCCGTACTCTTGCGCGCTGAACGCGTACACCTCCTGGAACAGGAACGACGACGTCGACAGGTAGCCGAACAGCCCGGTGAACGTCATGCCGCCGACGATCGCGGCGCCGAGGTACACGCGGTCGCGGAACAGTGCCCGATAGCGGTCGCGCATGGTCGAGTGGCCGGCGACGTGCCGCTTCGAGGCCGGCAGGGTCTCGACGATGAACAGCGTGACGGCGACGACGACGACCAGGCCGTAGGCGCCGAGCACCCAGAACACGCCGCGCCAGTCCATGATGCCGAGCAGCTGCGAGCCGATCACGGGCGCGAGCACGGGCGCGAGGCCGTTGACCAGCGCGAGGCGCGAGAGCATGCGTACGAGCGGCTTGCCGCCGAACAGGTCGCGCACCATGGCCATCGCCACGACACCGCCAGCGGCCGCGCCGAAGCCCTGCAGCAGACGGAACACGAGGAGCCAGGTGATGTCGGGCGCGAACACGACGCCGACGGACGCGGCGATGTGCAGGATGGTCGACAGAATGAGCGGCAGCTTGCGGCCGACCTTGTCGCTCCAGGGGCCGACGATGAGCTGGCCCAGGCCGAACCCGATCATGGTCCCCGTGAGGGTCAGCTGCACCGCCGAGGCGGAGACGCCGAGGTCGTCCTGCAGTGCGGGGAACGCCGGCAGGTAGAGGTCGATCGTGAACGGCCCCAGCGCGGTCAGCGCGCCGAGCACGAGCACGTAGACGAGTCGCTGCCTGCGGCTGAGCGCGTCGCCCGGGTGCGCGGGCACGACCGGGGTCGAGCGGGTGTCGTCGGGACGGATGATCGGGATGGAGCTGGTGATGGACACGAGGATTTCCTGTTGCGAGGGCGAGGCGGACAGCGGATGCGGCGCACAACTCCGGACGCCGTGGAACGAAAACCGGCGACGCCCGGACTCGGCGTCGCCGTGGATCGAGCGCGGCCAGCTGGGGTCGCGGGTCTCGAATCGATTCGACTAGCGCCAAGTCTACCCGGGTCGCGGGGGCGCATCGCAAGCCCCCGCGACCTCCCCGCCGCGATTCGCGCATCGCGGCCGGCGCACGGCAGCTCACACTCAGCCGGCTCCGCGCACCAACTCACGCCCAGCCGGCTCCGCGCCCCAACTCACGCCCAGCCGGCTCCGCGCCCCGACTCACGCCCCGCAAACTCCAACCGGCTCCGCGCGGCACCAACGCCACGGAGCCGGCACGCGCGTGCCGGTGCCGCCGGCCGCGCAGCGGTCTCGCACTGCGGGCCGGACCGGCCTGGCCGCGCTCCGCCCTCGATGCTGCGGTCAGGAGGCCGAGGCGAGCGGATCCGCCAGCAGCCCGGCGAACGCGGCCTCGGCCGCACCGATGAGCAGTCGATCCTCGCCGAGCGCGGCGACGCGGAGCTCGACGGCTTCGGCGGCGGCCGGCATCGCCTGCGCCGCGAGGGCGTCGCGAAGCGCGTCGAGGTCGTGCTCGGCCAGCGTGGCGAGGAAGCCGCCGAGGATGATCAGGGCCGGGTTCAGCACGTTCACGGCGTTCGCGAGCGCGGTGCCGAGGATGCGCCGCTGGCGCGCGAGCTCGGCCGCGACCTCCGGCCGGTCGCCCGCCGCGGCGAGCGCGGCCGCGAGCGTCGGCTCGTCGGCGGAGGACATCCCGGCGATCTCGAGCAGGCGGGCGCGGCTGACCTCGTCCTCGAGCACGCCCCCGGGTGCACGCCGGTCGCCGGCCGCATCGATGCCCGGCCGATTCTGCCCGAACTCCCCCGCATATCCGCCGACGCCGCCGACCGGGCGCCCGTGCACGATGAGCCCGCCGCCGATGCCGCTCGCGCCGCCATTGAGGTACACGAGATCGTCGACGCCGCGGCCGGCGCCGAACAGGTGCTCGGCGGCGGCACCCAGGCTCGCATCGTTATCGACCGCGACCGGCAGCCCGATGGCCTGTTCGACCAGGGCCCTGAGCGGGGCATCCGCCCATTCCAGGTGCGGTGCGAACCGCACCAACCCGTCTGACGCGCGCACGAGGCCGGGCACCGCGAGCCCGACGGCGACGACGTTGGCGGACGCGATCGCACCTCGGCGCCAGCGAGTGAGGGTTGCGGCGACGAGCCGCGCGGTCTCGTCCGGGGTGACGAGACGGTCCATCTCGATGCGCTCGCGGACCGCGATGCGGCCGTTCAGCCCGACGGCGGCGATCGTGACGGCGTCGACCTCGGGGTTGACGGCGATCGCGAGCACGTCGGCGCGCGCGGCGACGACCGGCGACGGGCGGCCGACCCGGTTCGTCGGGTCCGGCGCCCGTTCTTCAACGAGCCCGAGCCCGATGAGCTCGCCCGCGAGGGCGCCGACCGTCGATCGGTTGAGTCCGGTGGCGGCCGTGAGTCGCGCTCGGGACTGCGGCCCTTCGAGGTGCACGAGCCCGAGGAGTTTCGAGAGGTTTCGACGGTGTACGCCATCGAACGTGCCGGGCCGGTCAGTCACGGGACCACTCTAGGGTGGCGCGGTCGGGAGGGGTCGGATGCCACGCTGGATTTGTTGTTATTGACGGCAAATCCATCGCCCGTTAGAGTTCGAGGCGTCCAGATCACTTTCGACGATGCGGTCGAAACTTTCGAGAGGTTCAGCGATGAACGGTTCAAGGATGAACAGACGCAGCACCCGACTCGTCACCCTCGCCGCCGCGACCGGTCTCGCGGTCGCAGCCCTCACGGGCTGTACGGCGGGCGACGGCGGCGACAGCGACGGCACCACGATCGTGTGGTGGCACAACGGCACCGGCGAGCCGCTGCTCGGCCTATGGGAGGACGTGGCCGCCGAGTTCGAGGAGGCGAACCCCGGTGTGACCGTCGAGGTGCAGGCGTACCAGAACGAAGAGCTGCAGCGCACACTCATCCCGAACGCGCTGCGCAGCGGCAGCGGCGTCGACCTCTACCAGTCCTGGGGCGCCGGCGAGCTCGCGGCGCAGGTCGAGGCCGGCTACGTCATGGACCTCACCGACGACGTGCAGGCCGAGGTCGACGCGCTCGGCGCCGTCGTCGCGCCCTGGCAGATCGACGGCCAGACGTACGGACTGCCGTACAACTTCGGCATCGAGGGCTTCTGGTACAACGAAGACCTCTTCGCCCAGGCGGGCATCACCTCGACGCCGACGACGCTCGACGAGCTCACGACCGCGATCGAGCAGCTGAAGGCCGCGGGCATCACGCCGATCGCGGTCGGCGCCGGCGATAAGTGGCCCGCCGCCCACTACTGGTACAACTTCGCACTCAAGTCGTGCTCGCCCGAAGTGCTCCAGGAAGCGCAGAAGGACCTCGTCTTCGATGACGAGTGCTTCGTGCAGGCGGGCGAGCTGCTGCAGGAGTTCATCGCCTCCGATCCGTTCCAGGACGGCTTCCTCGCGACGACGGCGCAGCAGGGTGCGGGATCGTCCGCTGGCATGCTCGCGACCGGCCAGGCCGCGATGGAGCTCATGGGCCACTGGAACCCCGGCGTCATGGGCGGCATCCTGCAGGAGGAGACCGGCGATGAGAACGCGACGCCGCCGGAGTTCCTCGGCTGGTTCAACTTCCCGGGCATCGAGGGCACGGCAGGCGACCCGACCGCCGCGCTCGGCGGCGGCGACGGCTTCTCCTGTGCGGCATGGGCCCCGCCGGAGTGCGTCGATCTGCTGAAGTACATCACGAGCGAGGCCGTGCAGACCCGCTTCGGCGAGGTCGGTGCGGGTGTGCCGGTGACGCCGGGCTCGGAGGCGGGCCTCGCCGACGAGAACCTGCAGA is a genomic window of Agromyces protaetiae containing:
- a CDS encoding aminoglycoside phosphotransferase family protein, with protein sequence MSDLGPVSPGHAADAAWLRRWRLRPDGDLTTTASSILMPVLTRGGAPAMLKIAHSEEEERGVGLLTALDGHGAARVLRHDRDAVLLERATGDRDLVDMVRDGDDDGATRIICETAAQIHAASPEVFAAAPPLIDLRTWFRLLFEQADDHGTLHRRGADIAGELLDDAREPVALHGDLHHGNVLDFGDRGWLAIDPKGLVGEAGFDFANLLCNPSHERALMPGRLERQFGVVVEASGLERARLARWLVAWCALSSIWFAIDDDPAHAESAAAIGERALGLA
- a CDS encoding phosphatase PAP2 family protein; this translates as MTPVHDDDQTTDASRETDASDGTDASDGTDASDGTDASDGTDASTEASAQLSPDAPAAPDATAEGTSGEHDDVEAPRVDVTPPHAQVERRVHTMRRRVPLIVGLSSLVIAALLGLVIVLRIGELLEMDEEWAEEVLSLRGPVGDLFAYGMNALGGGVMGVFLVPIGIAIVLLVCRRPWGALYFIVASAASAGVVQLLKHLFGRARPEDIMVVSDFGSFPSGHVANAATIAVALGVIVPRVGVWIAGAAYTILMAISRTYLGAHWFTDTVGGLLIGAGVALLVWALFAGPLERERLAWTARISKLNAARAQAHITPPARPR
- a CDS encoding fatty acid desaturase family protein; this encodes MIPFSVAGAAGTSSPTVPSDRAVLPERLGAVRATRPKSDGPNPTQSYTALSRVVRESGLLRRERGFYIALFSGLVLALAGTIAGMILLGDSWFQLLMAAALGIIFTQFAFLAHEASHRAVFASGPANDKAGRLLATSIGMSYAWWMNKHTRHHANPNRVGKDPDIEFDTISFTEESAAEQRGVIAWITRRQGYLFFPLLMFEGVNLHYISIRTLFAKRRIEGRALELSVIAARFAVYLGLVFWIMPFGMACAFLGVQLAVFGVYMGASFAPNHKGMPIVPADAKLDFFSKQVLTSRNISGGIWANALMGGLNYQIEHHLFPSMARPHLAKARQIVREHCRTTGTPYTETTLVRSYGIVIRYLNRVGLAARDPFDCPMVQRFRRV
- a CDS encoding cold-shock protein, translated to MTTGTVKWFNADKGFGFIAPDDGTADVFAHFSAITTGGYRSLEENQRVEFDTEQGQKGLQAANIRLV
- a CDS encoding multidrug effflux MFS transporter; translated protein: MIRPDDTRSTPVVPAHPGDALSRRQRLVYVLVLGALTALGPFTIDLYLPAFPALQDDLGVSASAVQLTLTGTMIGFGLGQLIVGPWSDKVGRKLPLILSTILHIAASVGVVFAPDITWLLVFRLLQGFGAAAGGVVAMAMVRDLFGGKPLVRMLSRLALVNGLAPVLAPVIGSQLLGIMDWRGVFWVLGAYGLVVVVAVTLFIVETLPASKRHVAGHSTMRDRYRALFRDRVYLGAAIVGGMTFTGLFGYLSTSSFLFQEVYAFSAQEYGILFAVNSVGVIIGVQTSSRLMRGPVPPQWILAATTLVHLAMAVTIMLLDSSGAGFWGTAIPLWFYILACGFSFPAVQVLALAHHGAEAGTAASLLGAMNFGLAGVISPLIGMLGVGSAVPMAFVQVLASIVAITALWALVRPRSVPPLTD
- a CDS encoding ROK family protein gives rise to the protein MTDRPGTFDGVHRRNLSKLLGLVHLEGPQSRARLTAATGLNRSTVGALAGELIGLGLVEERAPDPTNRVGRPSPVVAARADVLAIAVNPEVDAVTIAAVGLNGRIAVRERIEMDRLVTPDETARLVAATLTRWRRGAIASANVVAVGLAVPGLVRASDGLVRFAPHLEWADAPLRALVEQAIGLPVAVDNDASLGAAAEHLFGAGRGVDDLVYLNGGASGIGGGLIVHGRPVGGVGGYAGEFGQNRPGIDAAGDRRAPGGVLEDEVSRARLLEIAGMSSADEPTLAAALAAAGDRPEVAAELARQRRILGTALANAVNVLNPALIILGGFLATLAEHDLDALRDALAAQAMPAAAEAVELRVAALGEDRLLIGAAEAAFAGLLADPLASAS
- a CDS encoding ABC transporter substrate-binding protein, with the translated sequence MNRRSTRLVTLAAATGLAVAALTGCTAGDGGDSDGTTIVWWHNGTGEPLLGLWEDVAAEFEEANPGVTVEVQAYQNEELQRTLIPNALRSGSGVDLYQSWGAGELAAQVEAGYVMDLTDDVQAEVDALGAVVAPWQIDGQTYGLPYNFGIEGFWYNEDLFAQAGITSTPTTLDELTTAIEQLKAAGITPIAVGAGDKWPAAHYWYNFALKSCSPEVLQEAQKDLVFDDECFVQAGELLQEFIASDPFQDGFLATTAQQGAGSSAGMLATGQAAMELMGHWNPGVMGGILQEETGDENATPPEFLGWFNFPGIEGTAGDPTAALGGGDGFSCAAWAPPECVDLLKYITSEAVQTRFGEVGAGVPVTPGSEAGLADENLQTVLEGLRSASYVQLWLDTAYGPTVGGAMNDGIVSLFGGQGTPEDVVTGMRDAAGTL